A window of Companilactobacillus allii genomic DNA:
GGTTTATGAAAAAGAACAAGATAACTTTTTGTTTGATACTGGGAGTTTCGTTATTATCCAATTTGTTCCTGAACAATCTGTTAAACAACTTTTCACAGTTATTCAATCACTATCAAATGTACTCTGACACTGTACTGAGTTCTGGTGGTGGATCGTTAATGCTAGGGATTTTCTTATTGTTGATAGTTATTATAGCGATGTTCTTGACGGACATGTCTGATGACAAGGTCGGTGGATTTGTCACATTTATGACTATGATTGGGGCTGTTTTGTACATTGTTGGTTCCAAGTCACAATTGATAATTCGAATGGCAGATTACTTTGCGGTTTATTCAGTTGTGTTCATCCCGCAAGTTCTTGCTAGGTTATCTAGAAAATTTCATAGGAGATATCTGTATATGGTGCTGGTTGGATTGGTACTTGGGGTTGGTTTGGCGATATTTTACTATAAGTTGGGGAATAATCTGGGTGAGGTGATTCCTTATGGGGTTTTTGATTGAGGTTTTTTGGGTTTCGTCTGCACTTTTTTTCTCCCTCTGTTCCATCCCTTTGGGCTGAAACGCGATCCACAACACAATTTCTTCCGCTTAACGCTAAAAATGATCTTCACTTTGTGAAGGTCATTTTTTGTGTTAATGCTCGGAAATTTTCGTGTTGTGGATCGCTCTAATTTTCTGAAAATAGACGAATCGTAATTTCAACCCTCTTTGCTATACCGCTGTTCACTACATGAATTATCATGTGATGTGACCACAAGATATTGTGTGAAATATAGATTCTTTAGCATCGGGAGTGAGTTTTTGAAATCAGATGAAACGCCTAATATGACAAGCTTAATTGGAGTATTTGATGTTATTTATAGGCATATGAAATTGATCATAATTACTACTTTAATAGTATTGTTCGCCACTGGTTTCACTACGTTTTTTGTTATCAGTCCTAAGTATGAATCGACGACTGAACTGCTCGTTAACCGAAAATTGTCGACTGATTTACAATCGGCACAATTCCAACAGGTTCAAGCTGATGTACAGATGATAAGTACTTACAAGGACATTATTACTAGTCCGGCAGTCTTGAACACTGTTATGAAAAAGGTGCGTGATTATCCAGAAAGTCCAACTTCAAGTGAAAATTTGGCCAAGTCGATCAGTATCAGCAATCAACAAAATTCACAGGTTTTCTCAGTATCTGCCAAATCGGCTAATAAGAATACTGCGGCACTTATTGCTAACGAAACAGCGAGAGTCTTTAAGAGCAAGGTAGGCAAGATCATGAATATTGATAATGTATCGATCGTTTCGACTGCGACACCGAGCTCTAAACCTTATAGTCCTAAGAAAGTCTTGAGTTTACTAGCGGGATTAGTAGTTGGCTTGGTATTGGGTATTTCCTTAGCATTTATTCGAGAAGTCAGTGACAACACGGTTACTAACGAAGAATTCTTGAAGAATATGGGCTGGGTCAATCTGGGTCAAGTTTCAGAAATGGATAATAAAAAGAACAGTCATCAAAAGGAGTAGTTATGTGGAATAAAAAGAAAAAGTTAGATAATAATAGCCAAAAAAACGGCATTAACTTGATTACTTATTCTAGTCCACAAAGTCCTATTTCAGAGCAATTCAAAACGATTAGAACAAATATTCAATTCACTGCGGTCGATAAAAAGATAAAGTCTTTAGTTTTCACTTCGGCTGATCCATCAGAAGGTAAGTCAACTGTCAGCAATAACTTTGCGGTAAGTTGTGCCACTCAAAATACTAAGACAATCCTGATCGATGCGGATCTTCGTCGTCCAACAATCCATCGGACCTTTGGTTTGAGTAATCAAGTTGGATTGTCCAACTACTTATCTAGACATGCGGCCTTAGATGAAATCATTCAACCGTCAATAGTTGAGAACTTATCAATAATAACTAGTGGACCGATTCCACCTAACCCTTCTGAGTTACTGGGTGGTCAAAGAATCAAGGAATTGTTAAAAGAATTGGATGAAAGGTTCGATCTAGTGATATTAGATTCACCACCAGTCAACACTGTCACCGACACGCAAGTATTGGCGAGTGTGGTTGATGGGGTAGTGATGGTAGTGCCACAAGGAATCGCTACCAAGAATGGTGTGATTCATGCCAAAGAATCCCTTGAACTAGTACATGCACATGTTTGTGGAGCGATTATGAATCGAGTAACTAGATCTAAGTCTGGTTATTATGGCACCGAATATTACGGGATATACAAATAGAGGTATCGATCTTTGAATTAATGGGAAATTCAAAGAGGTCCTTTGTATGGAGTATTGGAAACACTCAATTGATGCACTGCATCAGCAGCATCGATATTTTTACAGATTTACTAAGCGGATTTTTGACTTGGTCGCAAGCATTTGTGGCTTGATTATTCTGTCACCGGTGTTCTTGGTGATAGCGATATTGATAAAGTTCGACGATCCACATGGTCCGATATTTTATGAACAGACCAGGGTCGGTAAGTTTCAAAGGTCATTTGAAATGTTCAAGTTCAGATCAATGAGAGTTAATGCTGATAAGCAACTGGGGAAAATTGCTGACAAGAATGAAGTTTCTGGACCAATGTTCAAAATGAAGCATGATCCACGTGTCACAAGAATCGGTCATTTTATCAGAAGATACAGTCTAGATGAATTGCCACAGTTGTTAAATGTGGTGCTCGGTGAGATGAGTCTAGTTGGTCCACGTCCGCCACTTCCAAGTGAGGTGGAGCATTATGATGCCTTTTCTATGCAGCGACTAGATGTCTTGCCCGGTTGTACAGGACTTTGGCAGATAGGTGGTCGTAGTAATGTCAGTTTTGACGACATGGTCAAGTTGGATCTGGAGTATATCAATCGCTGCAGTTTTTCATTTGACTTATATATATTAATAAAAACATTTGTTTTATTTTTCAAGCCCAACGGAGCTTATTAGCGAGGTGATGTTATGGAAGTATTAGAGATTTGTGAAGCATACGGTGGTGGCGTTAAGCGTCAGATCGACTATCTTAATAGATTCGCTGATGACAAGAATATCTCCATGACCACCTTGGTCAGTTCCAAGCGTGGTAGTGAGATTCCAAGAAGTTATCTAGTCGATGACGACCTTTCAGAATATAAGCACATCTTCAGTTACTTATCAGTATTGCGACGTCTGCATAGATTGATAACTAACAAAAAGATCCAGTTAGTTCATGCCCACAGTACGATTGCTGGTTTAACGATGGTCATATACAAGCTGCGTTATCACAACTGTCCGCCGATAGTATTCACACCACATGCATATTTCTCGGAAGTGGATCGTGGCAAGTTCAAGAATATATGTATCAAGTGGGTCGAGAAGTTCATGAGTAAGCATTTTGCCAAGATCATCCATGTTTCAAAAGATGAGCAGGATTATGCAATTGCTAACAAACTAGTTAACAAAGCTCAATCAGTAGTCATCAACAACGGCGTTCCGTGTCATGAGTATGAAAGGCTTCAACATCCCACTTTAAACTTCATCAACGTAGCACGTTGTGACTTCCAAAAGGACCCACAGTTATTCATCAAAGTTGCGGAGAAAATAACCCAAGCTATCCCCAATACTAGTTTTACGTGGGTCGGGGATGGGCCACTTCTCAATGAATGTCGTGCTGAGGTTATCAGACAGAATTTAGGCGACAGGATCAAGTTTATCGGGTATCGCAACAATCCGTATAAGTACTTGGAGTCTGCCGATATATTCTGCTCAACGTCACGCTATGAGGGGCAACCTTTCTCAGTTCTAGAAGCAATCTCAGAAAAGTTACCACTCTTGATCACTGACGTTATCGGCCACAGAGAACTGGTCGATCACAATGGCATCTTGTTAACGAAGAAAATACTGAATGACGACAGGAAATTGACTGATTCATTTTCAAAGGTGATCAAGGATAAGGACAAACTCTCTCAAGCTAGCTACCGGTTGTATAAGAGTAAGTACGATGTGTCAGATATGGTTGATAAGATCGAAGCTATCTATTTAGGCGATGCAACAGTATGAGAGTGGACGTGGTAATACCTTACTTTCATCCACCTTATATCGGTGGGACCGAGACTGTGTTACGCAAATGGGATGAATACTTCGCAACTCAGCATATTAAAAATCTAGAAGTGAGATTTGTCATTCCCTTTGCATATCGTAGCAACAACGTGTTCAACCACTCGGGTAATTATATTTTCGGTTGGCGAATCTTTAACAATGAGCTAGCAAAGTTCATTGGCATATTGAACTTGGCGGTCTATCTAATGTTCACTAAGGCTGACAAAGTCATTGTTCTCTCACCCAAATACATCGCGCTCAGTCATAGATTCAAAAGAATATTTCATAAGCATTATCAAATTATCAACTGGGTCCATTTCTCATTGAATCAAGTCTTCTCCACAGACAATAAACAGTTCAAATCAGCTGATTATCACTTGGCTATTTCGACTGGTATCAAGCAACAGTTGCTGGATATGGGCATCGATAGGAAACGTATCTTTGTAGTTTTCAATCCTATCGAGAAAGCCAAATACCAGATACCAGCCAGTCAAGATCCTAGATATGTTTATGTTGGTAGGTTGGAATATCGGCACCAAAAGAATCTCCAAGAACTACTACATGGATTCGCCATGCTAAAAAAACAATTGCCAAATGCAAGCTTGGACTTGTGGGGAAGTGGTCAAGATATGAGCAAGTTACGTGAATTAGTCACCAAACTAGATGTTTCCCAAGTGAATTTTAAAGGTTGGAACAAGAATCCTTGGTCGCAAATAAAAAGCGTTACGGCGTTTGTCCTGACTTCAACTTATGAAGGCCTACCGATGTCGATTTTGGAAGCAATATCACACGGGGTACCAGTTATTTCCGCAGATATTTTGACTGGGCCAAGTGATGAGATCACTGGTGAGAATGGGTTGTTATACAAAACTGGTGATGTGGCTGAATTAAGGGATGAAATGATCGAGGTATTCGAGAATCGGCAGAATTATCGTAGTAAGGCTATGAAGGCGTCAATCAGTAAGTATTATAGTAAGAATTATTTTGCAAATTTAATTAAGATATTACAGGAAATGGGGTAATCCCATGGATAAATTATTATCGATTGTTATCCCTAGTTATAACGTAGGCAACACTTTGAGCAATATATTGGATAATCTAGTCAATTGTCACACTTTGGATCGATTGGATATTTTGGTGGTCAACGATGGTTCAACTGATCAAACGGCCAAAATCGCTGACAAATATGTGGCTGAATATCCAGAATCTATCCAGTTGATAACTCAGGTCAACGGTGGTCACGGATCGACCATCAACACTGGTATAAAGTATGCGACTGGTAGATTCTTCAAGGTGGTCGACGGTGATGACTGGTTGGATAGCGCTAATCTCGACAGGTTTGTCAATTTATTGAAGCTAGAAGACGTTGACCTTGTTTTGACACCTTTTTGGGTCTTCAATGATAAGACTAAGCGTAAGTATGTCAAAGAGATCAAGTCAGAAGATATTAGATGGAATCAAAAGTATTATTTGAAAGATCGAAAAATAGCCCCGGTCCCATCGATGCACACGTACACTTTGAGGACAAAGCTATTAAAAGAAAATGGTATAAAAATCGATGAACATGCGTATTACGTGGATATTGAATATATCCTCTACCCGATTCCATATGTCAAAACGTATAAGTTCGTTAATTTGCCACTCTACAACTATCGGGTCAATCAAGCCGATCAGTCGATCACTCTAGGCAATATGGTCAAGAATTCCAAGCAACACGAAATGGTCATTGAGCATGTGAATGAATATATTGTTGAACATATTAATGGTATCAATGAGAATCAGCGTGAGTTGATGGTCAATCGTCTCAGCAGAATGATTGCTACACAAATGAAGATCATTTCAGTTGAACCGATCAAGTCAGTGACTAAAGCTAAACTCGTTAAGTTCTATCAACATGCGAAGGATAATTACTACTTTGAGATACAAGATATCAATTTACCGATGAAGATGTTGGTAAAATCACACTTTCTACTGTTCCCACTCATTCATTATTTGGCAATTTGGAAGATGAATCTATTCCATTACTAGGAGGTGAAGTCATGTCTGTTGTAGCACTAGTAGTCACGTATAATCGACTGAATCTATTAAAGGAGTGTCTGGATGGTATTGGTTCACAAGTTGTAGACACGATCGTAGTTGATAATGCCAGTACTGATGGTACTAAAGAATATCTAGACTCACTGGATAAAACTTGTTTCAAGGTGATTCATTTGGCTAAGAATACTGGTGGATCTGGTGGATTCTTTACAGGGATCAAATTCTTTATGGAGAATTATAAGTCAGATTATTTGTGGTTGATGGACGACGACACTATCCCCAAGAAAGACACTTTGGCCAAGTTACTTGAAGTAATCCCAAGTATTGATGAGTTTGGATTCTTAGCCAGCAATGTTCGTTTTACTGATGGCACTCCAGCATTGATGAATATTCCAGTTGTCGATCCACTGGATTGGAATGAATTTGGTTATAAGGGTGAGTTTTTACCGGTGATCAAGTCGGCATCATTTGTGTCGTTATTACTACCGCGTACGATAATTCAACGAGTTGGACTACCGTATAAGGAATTCTTTATTTGGGGTGATGATTCCGAGTATACCTCAAGGATAAGTGCAACGACTACTTCGTACTTTGTTCCAGAAAGCCTAGTTATCCACAAAATGTCACAAAATATCGGAGTAGATATTGTTAATGATGACACTGACCGGATAAGTCGTTACTACTATTTATTTAGAAACAAAGTATTCTTGGCCAGAAAGAAACACGGTAGATCAAAAGTAAAAACATTTGCTGGGATGGGTCTAGAAGTGCTTCAAGTAGGACTTGGTCACAAGGTCACTCACCGGATGAGCAAGTTATTAGTTATGACACGAGGAATTATTTCGGGATGTTTCTTTAATCCGAAGATTTCATATGTACACAAGAATTAAGTGAGGTTATGTCGATGTCGCAGAGCATTTTGAATGCATATTTGAAATATATTTATAAATCAGAGTCACTTTTGAAGTTAATGACACACAATAAGAAGTCGATCCTACCGGGATTCATCTATGATCCATATCACAGAATGGTGGAACGAGAAATTCAACATACAATTATGGATATGCCGACGACGGTTTGGTGTGATGAATTGACTAAAAATGATCCGTTTTTAACTGACAAGGTGATTTGGGTGATGTGGTGGCAAGTTAGCGATATGCCGATATTGATCAAGAAGAATATTGACTTTATGCGCTCCCGTTTGAACAAGCGAGTGATCTTGTTGACCCAGGAGAATATTTCAGATTTTATCGACATACCAAAAAAAATCACGAATAGATTAAATGCTGGCAAAATTTCTACGGCAGCTTTTTCAGACTATATCAGAACAAGAATCATCTTTGAGTATGGTGGCGTCTGGTTGGATAGCTCAATCTATGTTGGTGTTGACGAGGAGTTCTTGAACAACTTGAATTTCTTTGATCATGATCTGATCACGATCAAAGGGATACCAAACTTTGGAAGTAAGTTTATCCCCAAGGGTAGATGGGCGATTTATTGTTTGGGTGGTAGGTCTGGTCAGATGTTATTCAAGTTTGTCAGTGACTGTCTTGGCTTTTATCTGGAAGGTGGTCGACAGATACCGGATTACTTCTTGACTGATTATATTTTTGATATTGCTTACAAGAACAATATTGATGGTTTCAAAGAGAAGTTGAATCGGGTCCCACAAAATAACGTCAATTGTGAATGCCTGTCGCCGATTATGAACGACAAGTTTGACTCGGAGATCATGAGCAAGATGACTGAGAACACTAAGCTTTTTAAATTATCTAATAAGGTTACTTATTATGGTCGAACAAATGATCAAGATAAGACTTTTTATAGTTACTTGTATGAATGAAGGTGATGTTGGTGAAGTATTTAGTAGTAGGTTCAGGATTATTTGGCTCTGTATTCGCATATGAAGCGGCTAAGCGAGGTAAACAGGTTACAGTGATTGAAAAACGTGACCACGTTGGTGGCAATATTTATACCAAAGAAATCGAAGGTATCCAGGTTCATATGTACGGTGCGCACATATTCCACACTCAGTCAGAGGAAATCTGGGACTATATCAATCAGTTCGCCACGTTCAATAATTACATCAACTCACCGATCGCTAACTTCAATGGTGAGATATATAATTTGCCGTTCAATATGAATACATTCAATAAAATGTGGGGTGTGATCACTCCACAAGAAGCCAAAGAAAAAATTGCACAACAAAAACTAGCGTTAAACTTGCCCACGGTGCCCAAGAACTTGGAGCAACAGGCTGAGTCTTTGGTAGGTAAAGATGTGTACCAAAAGTTAATCAAAGGTTATACACAAAAGCAGTGGGGACAAGCTGCGACTGACTTGCCGGCCTTTATAATCCGCCGTCTGCCAGTTAGATTCACTTATGACAATAATTACTTTAATGATCGTTTTCAGGGTATACCAATGGGTGGTTATACTCAGATTATCAATCAATTACTGAATAGTGACTTGATAGATGTGAAAACGGGCGTCGACTTCTTCAATGATAGGGATAGTTACCAAAATGACCCGCAGACCAAGATTGTTTACACCGGTATGATCGATAGATTCTTTGATTATAAGTTCGGAGATCTAAAGTATCGTAGTCTTAACTTTGAGACTGAGGTTAAAGATGTCGATAACTATCAAGGTGTTGCGGTCGTTAACTATACAGATGAACAAACTCCTTATACGAGAATTATTGAACATAAGCATTTTGAATTCGGTAAGGGCAATAAGGGTAAAACCGTTATCACAAAAGAGTTCCCGCAGGCATTCCATCGTGGTGATGAGCCATATTATCCAATCAATAATCACCGAAACAAACAAATCTATGACCAATATGTGAAGCTGGCTAGAGAACAATGTCCCAATGTATTGTTTGGTGGTCGATTGGGTCTGTATCGTTATTACAATATGGATCAGACTATCATGGCTGCACTTCAACTGGTCAAACGAGAGTTTGGATAGATGAGAGTTGTTAAGAATTACCTTTACAATGCGCTTTATCAGATCTTCATTTTACTGATTCCCTTGGTGACAACACCTTATTTGGCAAGAGTTCTGGGGCCAAGTGGAGTGGGTATCAATTCATATACCAACTCGATCATTCAGTACTTCATAGTTCTTGGTAGTATTGGTGTGGATCTTTATGGTAACCGACAAGTCGCCTTTGTTCGCAATGATAAAAAGAAATTGACACAGACTTTTTATGAAATATTCTTTATGCGAATAATCACGGTTATTTTGGCATATTTAGTTTTTTTGATTTTCCTAGAATTTTCTGGTCAGTATAGGATATATTATTTAGCCCAGTCTATATCGTTGATAGCTGCGGCTTTTGATGTTTCTTGGTTCTTTATGGGAGTTGAAAATTTTCATGTGACCGTGATAAGGAACATTGTGATCAAGATCGTAGCTTTGATCAGTATTTTTACTTTCGTCAAGTCATATAGTGACCTGGGAATCTATATTTTAATTTTGTCGCTGTCTTTGTTACTGGGGAACTTAACTTTATTCCCAAGTTTGAAGAGATACTTGTCTAAAGTAGATTGGCATCATTTGAAAATATGGAGACACATGTTACCTTCACTAGTATTGTTCATACCACAAGTTGCCATGCAGATTTATGGTGTATTGAATAAGACAATGTTGGGGGTAATGGTCTCAGTACAGGCGAGTGGTTATTTTGATCAATCAGATAAGATGGTCAAAATGGCACTGGCCATCGTGACGGCGACTGGTACGGTGATGCTTCCACATGTTGCTAGTGCTTTTGCGAAAGGAAGAATTGAGAAGACTAAGGATTATTTGTATCAAAGTTTCCAATTCGTGAGTGCCATCGCTATTCCGATCATGTTTGGTCTGATAGCTGTCACAGCAAAGTTTGTGACGTTATTTTTTACTAAGAGATTCTTGGCGGTCATTCCTATCATGATCATAGAATCTGTCGTTATTTTATTGATAGCTTGGAGTAATGTCTTGGGAATCCAATATTTGATTCCCACCAAGCAAATGAAGAAGTATACTATTTCGGTAATTATTGGTGCTGTTATCAACATCCTATTTAATATTCCATTGATCATGAAATGGGGTGCTATTGGGGCAACTATTGCGACTGTGTTGTCGGAACTTTCAATCACTATTTATCAGCTGATTGCACTTAGAGGACAGATTCAATATCACAGATTATTCTTGGATTGGTACAAGTATTTGTTCTCAGGGTTGTTTATGTTTGAAGTCGTCTTTGAACTTGATAAGATCTTGCCAGTAACTTGGAAGGCGTTGATAATAGAGGTCGTTGTTGGGATGGTCGTCTATGTATTGTTGTTGATTTTATTTAGAGCTCGTATTATTGAGGATGCTAAGAAGTTGATTGGCAATATGTTAAAGTCTTGAAAATATGATGGATAAATATGTTAATCTAATCGATTTCCATGTAGAATTAAAAAGGTGGTGTTTACCAATTAGGGAGATATTATGGATAAAAAGGAATCTTTGTCCCAACACTTGATTGATACGTTGACGTATCAAATTCTAAATGAACTGCGACCTAATGATCGTCTGCCTTCAGAGCGTGAATTAATGGCACAATTTCAAGTAAGTCGGACAACTGTAAGGAATGCTTTGGACAAATTGGAATTGTCTAATTTAATAACTAGACAACATGGTAAGGGAACTTTTGTTACAGCTAGATCAGAGGTTCTGACTAATCTAGCGGACTTGTTTAGTTTTTCAAAGACTATGAAGACTCTGGGACGTGAGCCAAGTGACAAGATCATCAAGTTCAAGGAAATATCAGCTGATGATGAATTGATAGAACGTTTAAGATTAAAGGATAATCTGAATGTCTATGAGGTCGATCGTATTCGGCTGGCTGATAGTAAACCAATGATGTTTGGCAAGAGCTTTTTGCCAGCTGGTATCTTCAGTGATCTTGATAAGAAGACTCTGGAACAAAATTCCATGTATCAGACTTTTGAGGCTGATTACGATGTTCATATCAAAGAGGCCGACGAGTCATGTCGGGCGTCTATTTTGAATGAGAAAATTGCGAATCTATTATTAGAGAAGACAGGAGCACCGTGTTTGCGATTAGAGCGGACCACTTTTGACAAGTTAGATAGAGCGGTTGAATATACGATCAGTTGGGCACGTGCTGATGAGTTCAATTATCGTGTGAAACATTTATATAGGTAGTCAGATAATAATGAAATATATTTGATAATATGCAAAGTGGTATCTTTTGATGAAAAAGTACCACTTTTTTTTTGAGCTTAGAATTCGTTGATATCACTAGGAAACGGCGACAAACCGGCAAATAAATGGTATACTCCACTCGTTGTAAAGATAGGTGCAACCGTATACAATGGGCTTGTGGTTGATACCAGAAAGGGACCGAGTAATATGAAAATCACTCTTCAAGAACAACTAATAAACTTATTAACTAACTATATTCAATCTATGCCGGCCAATGCAAAATTACCGTCTGAGCGAAAGCTTTCAGATAAGTATGAATTATCAAGGACGACAGTACGTTCAGCACTTAATGAACTTGAGGTAACTGGTTTAATTAGGCGAGTTCATGGTAAAGGTACTTTCGTAAATCGTGTTGACTTAAATAGTGACTTGAATAGTAGCTATAGCTTTAATAAGCAGATGATGTCCATCGGCAAGAAACCACAGACGAAAATTCTTAGTTTTGACAGAAAGGAGGCCAATTCATATTTCGCACGCAAACTGGATGTTGAAGTCGGTGACCAAGTAATCAAGATCAAACGATTACGCTTGGCTGATGATGTACCAGTTATGTTAGAACGAACCTATCTGCCAGCCAATCACTTCAATCTGATGACTGAAGATCTGCTGGAGGATAGATCACTATATGATGTCTTTGATAAAGAGTTTAACGAGCCGGTATATTATGCCGATGAGTACTTTTTGGCAGGGATCATCAGTAAACGAGATAGTGAATATCTCGACCTTGCGGAAGGAACACCTTGTTTGAACTTGAAACG
This region includes:
- a CDS encoding CpsD/CapB family tyrosine-protein kinase, which gives rise to MWNKKKKLDNNSQKNGINLITYSSPQSPISEQFKTIRTNIQFTAVDKKIKSLVFTSADPSEGKSTVSNNFAVSCATQNTKTILIDADLRRPTIHRTFGLSNQVGLSNYLSRHAALDEIIQPSIVENLSIITSGPIPPNPSELLGGQRIKELLKELDERFDLVILDSPPVNTVTDTQVLASVVDGVVMVVPQGIATKNGVIHAKESLELVHAHVCGAIMNRVTRSKSGYYGTEYYGIYK
- a CDS encoding sugar transferase translates to MEYWKHSIDALHQQHRYFYRFTKRIFDLVASICGLIILSPVFLVIAILIKFDDPHGPIFYEQTRVGKFQRSFEMFKFRSMRVNADKQLGKIADKNEVSGPMFKMKHDPRVTRIGHFIRRYSLDELPQLLNVVLGEMSLVGPRPPLPSEVEHYDAFSMQRLDVLPGCTGLWQIGGRSNVSFDDMVKLDLEYINRCSFSFDLYILIKTFVLFFKPNGAY
- a CDS encoding glycosyltransferase, translated to MRVDVVIPYFHPPYIGGTETVLRKWDEYFATQHIKNLEVRFVIPFAYRSNNVFNHSGNYIFGWRIFNNELAKFIGILNLAVYLMFTKADKVIVLSPKYIALSHRFKRIFHKHYQIINWVHFSLNQVFSTDNKQFKSADYHLAISTGIKQQLLDMGIDRKRIFVVFNPIEKAKYQIPASQDPRYVYVGRLEYRHQKNLQELLHGFAMLKKQLPNASLDLWGSGQDMSKLRELVTKLDVSQVNFKGWNKNPWSQIKSVTAFVLTSTYEGLPMSILEAISHGVPVISADILTGPSDEITGENGLLYKTGDVAELRDEMIEVFENRQNYRSKAMKASISKYYSKNYFANLIKILQEMG
- a CDS encoding glycosyltransferase family 2 protein; translated protein: MDKLLSIVIPSYNVGNTLSNILDNLVNCHTLDRLDILVVNDGSTDQTAKIADKYVAEYPESIQLITQVNGGHGSTINTGIKYATGRFFKVVDGDDWLDSANLDRFVNLLKLEDVDLVLTPFWVFNDKTKRKYVKEIKSEDIRWNQKYYLKDRKIAPVPSMHTYTLRTKLLKENGIKIDEHAYYVDIEYILYPIPYVKTYKFVNLPLYNYRVNQADQSITLGNMVKNSKQHEMVIEHVNEYIVEHINGINENQRELMVNRLSRMIATQMKIISVEPIKSVTKAKLVKFYQHAKDNYYFEIQDINLPMKMLVKSHFLLFPLIHYLAIWKMNLFHY
- a CDS encoding glycosyltransferase, which codes for MSVVALVVTYNRLNLLKECLDGIGSQVVDTIVVDNASTDGTKEYLDSLDKTCFKVIHLAKNTGGSGGFFTGIKFFMENYKSDYLWLMDDDTIPKKDTLAKLLEVIPSIDEFGFLASNVRFTDGTPALMNIPVVDPLDWNEFGYKGEFLPVIKSASFVSLLLPRTIIQRVGLPYKEFFIWGDDSEYTSRISATTTSYFVPESLVIHKMSQNIGVDIVNDDTDRISRYYYLFRNKVFLARKKHGRSKVKTFAGMGLEVLQVGLGHKVTHRMSKLLVMTRGIISGCFFNPKISYVHKN
- a CDS encoding YveK family protein, whose protein sequence is MTSLIGVFDVIYRHMKLIIITTLIVLFATGFTTFFVISPKYESTTELLVNRKLSTDLQSAQFQQVQADVQMISTYKDIITSPAVLNTVMKKVRDYPESPTSSENLAKSISISNQQNSQVFSVSAKSANKNTAALIANETARVFKSKVGKIMNIDNVSIVSTATPSSKPYSPKKVLSLLAGLVVGLVLGISLAFIREVSDNTVTNEEFLKNMGWVNLGQVSEMDNKKNSHQKE
- a CDS encoding polysaccharide biosynthesis C-terminal domain-containing protein, whose amino-acid sequence is MRVVKNYLYNALYQIFILLIPLVTTPYLARVLGPSGVGINSYTNSIIQYFIVLGSIGVDLYGNRQVAFVRNDKKKLTQTFYEIFFMRIITVILAYLVFLIFLEFSGQYRIYYLAQSISLIAAAFDVSWFFMGVENFHVTVIRNIVIKIVALISIFTFVKSYSDLGIYILILSLSLLLGNLTLFPSLKRYLSKVDWHHLKIWRHMLPSLVLFIPQVAMQIYGVLNKTMLGVMVSVQASGYFDQSDKMVKMALAIVTATGTVMLPHVASAFAKGRIEKTKDYLYQSFQFVSAIAIPIMFGLIAVTAKFVTLFFTKRFLAVIPIMIIESVVILLIAWSNVLGIQYLIPTKQMKKYTISVIIGAVINILFNIPLIMKWGAIGATIATVLSELSITIYQLIALRGQIQYHRLFLDWYKYLFSGLFMFEVVFELDKILPVTWKALIIEVVVGMVVYVLLLILFRARIIEDAKKLIGNMLKS
- a CDS encoding glycosyltransferase, coding for MEVLEICEAYGGGVKRQIDYLNRFADDKNISMTTLVSSKRGSEIPRSYLVDDDLSEYKHIFSYLSVLRRLHRLITNKKIQLVHAHSTIAGLTMVIYKLRYHNCPPIVFTPHAYFSEVDRGKFKNICIKWVEKFMSKHFAKIIHVSKDEQDYAIANKLVNKAQSVVINNGVPCHEYERLQHPTLNFINVARCDFQKDPQLFIKVAEKITQAIPNTSFTWVGDGPLLNECRAEVIRQNLGDRIKFIGYRNNPYKYLESADIFCSTSRYEGQPFSVLEAISEKLPLLITDVIGHRELVDHNGILLTKKILNDDRKLTDSFSKVIKDKDKLSQASYRLYKSKYDVSDMVDKIEAIYLGDATV
- the glf gene encoding UDP-galactopyranose mutase produces the protein MKVMLVKYLVVGSGLFGSVFAYEAAKRGKQVTVIEKRDHVGGNIYTKEIEGIQVHMYGAHIFHTQSEEIWDYINQFATFNNYINSPIANFNGEIYNLPFNMNTFNKMWGVITPQEAKEKIAQQKLALNLPTVPKNLEQQAESLVGKDVYQKLIKGYTQKQWGQAATDLPAFIIRRLPVRFTYDNNYFNDRFQGIPMGGYTQIINQLLNSDLIDVKTGVDFFNDRDSYQNDPQTKIVYTGMIDRFFDYKFGDLKYRSLNFETEVKDVDNYQGVAVVNYTDEQTPYTRIIEHKHFEFGKGNKGKTVITKEFPQAFHRGDEPYYPINNHRNKQIYDQYVKLAREQCPNVLFGGRLGLYRYYNMDQTIMAALQLVKREFG
- a CDS encoding capsular polysaccharide synthesis protein, with the translated sequence MSQSILNAYLKYIYKSESLLKLMTHNKKSILPGFIYDPYHRMVEREIQHTIMDMPTTVWCDELTKNDPFLTDKVIWVMWWQVSDMPILIKKNIDFMRSRLNKRVILLTQENISDFIDIPKKITNRLNAGKISTAAFSDYIRTRIIFEYGGVWLDSSIYVGVDEEFLNNLNFFDHDLITIKGIPNFGSKFIPKGRWAIYCLGGRSGQMLFKFVSDCLGFYLEGGRQIPDYFLTDYIFDIAYKNNIDGFKEKLNRVPQNNVNCECLSPIMNDKFDSEIMSKMTENTKLFKLSNKVTYYGRTNDQDKTFYSYLYE